A genomic window from Stigmatopora argus isolate UIUO_Sarg chromosome 13, RoL_Sarg_1.0, whole genome shotgun sequence includes:
- the pcdh8.1 gene encoding protocadherin-8, which yields MTSTFFLFSSTSSKMATWARCCLALAFLLHAVQATTTRYFTYEEDAPGTEIGNLSGDLKMDPSEGRHTSFRFMRENDSSVVRMREADGLLSVAELIDRELLCPRAPRCFIAFDVVAHSREKFQLVHVEIEVRDINDHAPAFPGNETTVEISENVPLDSRIPLPVAVDPDVGENYIQSYDISPSGHFAVEVRQREDGVKFAHLVLTRELDREMEDSYLVEVTATDGGVPAKSGSTKVRIRVLDFNDNGPAFEHGSLKVELNEDAPVGHRVVRVHAFDPDDGVNGQVVYAFDGVSAEAARVFHLDPHTGDVTLRARVDFERRRSYQLRVKASDSGADPASSTCEVSIDIVDVNDNAPEIDIKPMTASADNVAYITEAAAAESFVALISTSDLDSGSNGYVRVSLLGHEHFTLQQAYGETFMIVTTSPLDRERIPEYNLTVVAEDLGSPPFKTVRQYSVRVTDENDNPPLFSKSTYEVSVLENNIPGSYVTTVVARDPDAGRNGKVSYKLLDSQAPNGSPISTFVSVDSQTGSLYTVRSLDYEKIQEVELVIQAEDKGSPPLSSASTIKIRVVDQNDNYPYFTFPILFNDSAVVPLPLNAPASYLALRLAAEDGDEGVNGELSFRILQGDLQLFSLNKNTGEIALKQWPRAQIGDVLELVVAVSDRGHSPLSSSATVRFVVTDTEPVEDRAIVVLQSGDEEGPEEGLDASLVVIVLLGGGCALLLAAIVVITFRCKVGREPSKREPPLSLFDSRPPLLPTHANIYSGQRGFFLERTSSNLDDSCMYEERSGDSESKMILSSKNFQPSSIWQADKYCLQVSGTGNNDQLSVKDSGKGDSDFNDSDSDISGDACKKSFSTFHPRLKSSSSAAQSLAEDCQAAYCAIPPQCFGNPRDLAYTVGFSPATIFGDLHGYAHPWKETGYSTNPRKARSCGVASYAGCVTLPPHLSQLRCEPGLDKQSPAIVTVASELEVATMF from the exons ATGacttcaactttttttcttttttcttctactTCTTCCAAGATGGCAACTTGGGCTCGCTGCTGTTTGGCGCTGGCGTTCCTCCTCCACGCCGTCCAGGCCACCACCACACGATACTTCACCTACGAGGAGGACGCGCCCGGGACGGAGATAGGCAACTTATCCGGAGACCTGAAGATGGACCCGTCCGAAGGCCGCCACACTTCCTTCCGCTTCATGCGGGAGAACGACTCGTCGGTGGTCCGCATGCGGGAGGCCGACGGGCTCCTGAGCGTGGCCGAGCTCATCGACCGCGAGCTGCTGTGTCCCCGCGCCCCGCGGTGCTTCATCGCTTTCGACGTGGTGGCCCACTCCAGGGAGAAGTTCCAGCTGGTTCACGTGGAGATCGAAGTGCGGGACATCAACGACCACGCGCCGGCGTTTCCCGGCAACGAGACCACGGTGGAGATCTCGGAGAACGTGCCCCTGGACTCCCGCATCCCGCTGCCGGTGGCCGTGGACCCCGACGTGGGGGAGAACTACATCCAGAGCTACGATATTTCCCCCAGCGGCCACTTTGCGGTGGAGGTGCGGCAGCGGGAGGACGGCGTCAAGTTCGCTCACCTGGTCCTGACCAGGGAACTGGACCGGGAGATGGAGGACTCCTACCTGGTGGAGGTGACGGCCACGGACGGCGGCGTGCCCGCCAAGTCGGGTTCCACCAAAGTCCGCATCCGGGTGCTGGATTTCAACGACAACGGGCCGGCTTTCGAACACGGTTCGCTCAAGGTGGAGCTCAACGAGGACGCGCCGGTGGGTCACCGCGTGGTGCGAGTCCACGCCTTTGACCCCGACGACGGCGTCAACGGCCAAGTGGTCTACGCCTTTGACGGCGTCTCGGCGGAGGCGGCCCGCGTCTTCCACCTGGACCCGCACACCGGCGACGTGACTCTGAGGGCTCGCGTGGACTTTGAGAGGAGGCGGTCCTACCAGCTGCGCGTCAAGGCCTCCGACTCGGGCGCCGACCCGGCCTCGTCCACCTGCGAGGTGTCCATCGACATCGTGGACGTGAACGACAACGCGCCCGAGATCGACATCAAGCCCATGACGGCCAGCGCCGACAACGTGGCCTACATCACGGAGGCGGCGGCCGCCGAGAGCTTCGTGGCGCTGATCAGCACCTCGGACTTGGACTCCGGCTCCAACGGCTACGTGCGCGTTAGCCTGCTGGGCCACGAGCACTTTACTTTGCAGCAGGCCTACGGCGAGACCTTCATGATCGTCACCACGTCCCCCCTGGACCGCGAGAGGATCCCCGAGTATAACTTGACGGTGGTTGCCGAGGACTTGGGCAGCCCTCCCTTCAAAACCGTCCGGCAGTACTCCGTCAGGGTGACGGACGAGAACGACAACCCGCCGCTGTTCAGTAAGTCAACCTACGAAGTCTCGGTGCTGGAGAACAACATTCCGGGCTCTTACGTCACCACCGTCGTGGCCCGCGATCCCGACGCGGGCAGAAATGGCAAAGTTTCCTACAAGCTTCTGGACTCCCAAGCACCAAACGGCTCGCCGATATCCACCTTCGTGTCGGTCGATTCCCAAACCGGCTCTTTGTACACCGTCCGATCTTTGGACTATGAAAAAATCCAGGAAGTGGAACTGGTCATCCAAGCCGAAGACAAAGGTTCGCCGCCGCTGTCCAGCGCCTCCACCATCAAGATCCGAGTGGTGGACCAGAACGACAACTACCCGTATTTCACCTTCCCTATCCTGTTCAACGACTCGGCCGTGGTCCCGCTGCCCTTGAACGCCCCCGCGTCCTACCTGGCCCTGCGCCTGGCCGCCGAAGACGGCGACGAGGGCGTGAACGGCGAGCTCTCCTTCCGCATTTTGCAAGGGGATCTCCAACTTTTCAGCTTGAACAAAAACACGGGCGAAATCGCCCTGAAACAATGGCCCCGAGCCCAAATCGGCGACGTCCTGGAACTGGTCGTGGCCGTCAGCGACCGCGGGCACTCGCCGCTCTCCAGCAGCGCCACCGTGCGCTTCGTGGTCACCGACACGGAGCCCGTGGAGGATCGGGCCATCGTGGTCTTGCAGTCTGGCGACGAGGAAGGCCCGGAGGAAGGCTTGGACGCCTCGTTGGTGGTCATCGTCCTGCTCGGCGGGGGGTGCGCCCTGCTGCTCGCGGCGATTGTCGTCATCACTTTCAGGTGCAAGGTGGGACGTGAGCCATCCAAAAGGGAGCCCCCCCTCAGCCTGTTTGACAGCCGCCCGCCCCTCTTGCCCACCCACGCCAACATATACAGCGGTCAGAGGGGCTTCTTTCTGGAGAGAACCTCCTCGAATTTGGACGACTCGTGCATGTATGAGGAGAGGAGCGGCGACTCAGAATCAAAG ATGATCCTGTCCTCAAAGAACTTCCAACCGTCGTCCATTTGGCAAGCTGACAAGTATTGTTTGCAAGtgag cggCACGGGCAACAATGACCAGCTGAGCGTGAAGGACAGCGGCAAAGGCGACAGCGACTTCAACGACTCCGATTCGGACATCAGCGGGGACGCCTGCAAGAAGAGCTTCAGCACCTTCCACCCGAGACTAAAAA GTTCCTCCAGCGCCGCTCAAAGCTTAGCGGAGGACTGCCAAGCCGCCTACTGCGCCATCCCGCCGCAGTGCTTCGGGAACCCCAGGGACTTGGCGTACACCGTGGGTTTCTCCCCGGCGACCATCTTCGGCGACCTGCACGGCTACGCCCACCCCTGGAAGGAGACCGGTTACAGCACTAATCCCAGGAAAGCGCGGAGCTGCGGCGTGGCGAGCTACGCCGGATGCGTAACCCTGCCGCCTCACCTGTCCCAGCTGCGGTGCGAGCCCGGGCTCGACAAGCAGAGTCCCGCGATTGTAACGGTGGCGTCCGAATTGG